The proteins below come from a single Perca flavescens isolate YP-PL-M2 chromosome 8, PFLA_1.0, whole genome shotgun sequence genomic window:
- the LOC114559698 gene encoding myoD family inhibitor domain-containing protein-like — protein sequence MLPGEHLPVDGTEEQSNPTKAQPLPAAAPPAEASQEAAGLKKPQSDLQKPTYPRCGLTVPEHRLPHLPPLPPGLSRLQGSSPSVHSSSSSRRHRGSVAGSHLPTATPADSCLHLLLACLSCQCSVLLLGLLEACSSCLHALCSCCCHACARCCSAIQEAPVEELNCHAHCHSVLVESCCEPIECLEFCLECCEICHRS from the exons CTCAGCCTCTGCCTGCTGCAGCCCCACCAGCAGAGGCTTCACAGGAGGCAGCAGGGTTGAAGAAGCCTCAGTCTGACCTCCAGAAGCCCACCTACCCGCGATGTGGGCTCACAGTCCCAGAACACAGACTCCCccatctcccccctctccccccggGCCTGAGCCGACTGCAGGGCTCCAGCCCCTCGgtgcacagcagcagcagcagcaggagacaCAGGGGCAGTGTGGCTGGCTCACACCTCCCTACTGCTACACCTGCTG ACTCGTGTTTACACCTGCTGCTGGCGTGCCTGTCGTGCCAGTGCTCCGTGCTGCTCCTGGGTCTGCTGGAGGCCTGTTCCTCCTGCCTCCACGCCctctgctcctgctgctgccaCGCCTGCGCCCGCTGCTGTTCGGCCATCCAGGAGGCGCCCGTGGAGGAGCTCAACTGCCACGCCCACTGCCACTCGGTGCTGGTGGAGTCTTGCTGCGAGCCAATCGAGTGTCTGGAGTTTTGCCTGGAGTGCTGCGAGATCTGCCATCGCAGCTAG